One genomic window of Leptospira perdikensis includes the following:
- a CDS encoding DNA translocase FtsK translates to MDPKKSVWGWTLPRKDFLPYLLVFSGVFLLLSLFSFQEGEDGSLFNWFGRLGHYIAFTLLYILGKSSFLLAGFVLMLGVLSLRNPDFDRLSKALFFPLFLVATTVSLNLLETPLGHVGDSGGILGQFFSWVFSYLFGETGRILVVFFLYLYFAVIWLEDGAWSFTFAAINKYSNGIYRMMGGRNELPHLRLPSFLESVVSTRRGTEDEIRNKQWFAVQTEEESKEDLSNHFWNVIADEKKTPNPNVNSRSKKDVSHLNSYFQEERNSTSRNGQGNLTEGNPTFKKTPAVRYRNTSHFEGFFDEAGKVFRFQKQESKLDSLAEFEKNEVLISRLKLTDNRRVAEELSEIESTRESKILFQFPEAKWKPNLDPAVSLESLELPKLDPIQSSFGRENNILKASNPSSSLPYEDEDDGDLEEDSSEDRESESASLSYVEEEDEETSVAIAIPESVRLSLVEETGWDVSEEESSEEEDEENHDVYEEETLETLAVEESSPLVKSNLSSGNFGKKKLEPKESKEQQELMFGSMVPKPKLKKGKYYISPRLLVSHQVPVANILKNDSELDLISRKIEESTGHFGIESKVVTKERGPIITRYEITIPNGIKLNRIVSLSDEIRAYLEVKNIRIVAPIPGKASIGIEVPNRIREDVFLSEILKDTILQNKAKDLSICIGKDISGKLVMIDIAKLPHLLVAGTTGSGKSVSINAMITSLICTRSPEEVRFIMIDPKMVEMTLYEGIPHLLMPVITDPKKATKALSWAIQEMESRYQMISQLKSRDFKSFNEKVDEYAHAKGFQKLPYIVIFIDELADLMMVSGKDLEEQIQRISQKARAVGIHLVMATQRPSVDVITGVIKANCPARVAFQVAQKTDSRTILDTSGAETLLGKGDFLYRSPTSSDLMRIQAPFIEEKEIESIVEEAKKQGAPAYVEMNWDDETSVEMASDEDEELFDEAWNIVVTEKKASASYLQRRMRIGYNKAARLMELMEMRGYVSPQVGAKPREILRSA, encoded by the coding sequence ATGGACCCTAAAAAATCCGTATGGGGATGGACTTTGCCTCGCAAAGACTTCCTTCCGTATCTATTAGTATTTTCCGGTGTGTTTTTACTTCTCTCTCTCTTTTCTTTTCAGGAAGGAGAGGACGGATCGCTTTTCAATTGGTTTGGAAGACTTGGTCATTACATCGCTTTTACCTTACTTTATATTTTAGGAAAGTCCTCTTTTTTACTCGCTGGCTTTGTTTTGATGTTAGGTGTTCTTTCGTTACGAAATCCTGACTTTGATAGACTCAGTAAGGCACTTTTTTTCCCACTCTTTCTTGTCGCTACCACTGTGAGTTTGAATCTTTTGGAAACACCACTCGGTCATGTGGGGGATAGTGGTGGAATCCTTGGGCAATTTTTCTCTTGGGTTTTTTCGTATCTCTTTGGAGAGACCGGTCGTATCCTTGTTGTTTTCTTTTTATATTTATACTTTGCAGTGATTTGGTTAGAAGACGGGGCTTGGTCTTTTACCTTTGCTGCCATCAACAAATACTCAAATGGAATTTACCGGATGATGGGGGGAAGAAACGAACTCCCTCATTTGCGATTACCTTCATTTTTGGAATCGGTGGTTTCTACTCGTCGCGGAACAGAAGATGAAATTCGAAACAAACAGTGGTTTGCTGTGCAGACAGAAGAAGAATCGAAAGAAGACCTTTCCAATCATTTTTGGAATGTGATTGCGGATGAGAAAAAAACTCCGAATCCAAATGTAAATTCCCGTTCCAAGAAAGATGTTTCTCATCTGAATTCCTATTTCCAAGAGGAAAGAAATTCTACTAGTAGAAATGGTCAAGGGAACCTTACGGAAGGAAATCCAACTTTTAAAAAAACACCGGCAGTTCGATATCGTAATACTTCTCATTTTGAAGGTTTTTTTGATGAGGCGGGAAAAGTGTTTCGATTCCAAAAACAAGAATCAAAACTAGATTCCCTTGCTGAATTTGAAAAAAATGAAGTTTTGATTTCACGCCTAAAACTAACGGACAACAGACGAGTTGCGGAAGAATTATCAGAAATCGAAAGTACAAGAGAATCTAAAATTCTTTTTCAATTTCCCGAGGCCAAATGGAAACCAAATTTGGATCCTGCTGTCAGTTTAGAAAGTTTGGAACTTCCAAAACTCGATCCGATCCAATCTTCGTTTGGTAGAGAAAATAATATTCTTAAAGCTTCAAATCCTTCTTCCTCCCTTCCATACGAAGATGAGGACGATGGTGATTTGGAAGAAGACTCATCCGAAGATAGGGAATCTGAATCCGCCTCTCTTTCCTACGTTGAGGAAGAAGATGAGGAAACTTCCGTTGCCATTGCCATTCCAGAATCCGTTCGTTTGTCTTTAGTAGAAGAGACGGGTTGGGACGTGAGTGAAGAAGAATCTTCCGAAGAAGAGGATGAGGAAAACCATGATGTTTACGAAGAGGAAACTCTGGAAACATTGGCTGTGGAAGAGAGTTCTCCATTAGTAAAATCCAATCTGAGTTCTGGAAATTTTGGAAAGAAAAAGTTAGAACCAAAAGAATCGAAAGAACAACAAGAACTGATGTTTGGTTCCATGGTTCCCAAACCAAAACTAAAAAAAGGAAAGTATTATATCTCTCCAAGACTTCTTGTGTCCCACCAAGTTCCTGTGGCCAACATTCTAAAAAATGATTCTGAACTGGATTTGATCTCTCGTAAAATCGAAGAGTCCACGGGACATTTCGGAATTGAATCTAAGGTGGTCACCAAAGAAAGGGGACCCATCATCACTCGTTACGAGATCACCATCCCGAATGGAATCAAACTGAATCGGATTGTATCCCTTTCTGATGAAATCCGTGCCTATTTAGAGGTAAAAAACATTCGGATTGTTGCACCAATCCCAGGTAAGGCGTCAATTGGAATCGAAGTTCCGAACCGAATCCGTGAAGATGTATTTCTATCAGAGATTCTAAAAGATACCATCCTTCAAAATAAGGCTAAAGACTTATCGATTTGTATCGGGAAAGATATTTCCGGAAAACTTGTGATGATTGATATCGCTAAACTCCCTCACTTACTTGTGGCGGGAACCACAGGTTCTGGTAAGTCGGTGAGTATCAATGCGATGATCACAAGTTTGATTTGCACTCGCTCCCCCGAAGAAGTGCGTTTCATTATGATCGATCCAAAGATGGTGGAGATGACTCTTTATGAAGGAATCCCCCACCTTCTTATGCCAGTGATCACAGATCCTAAAAAAGCAACGAAGGCACTTTCTTGGGCCATCCAAGAAATGGAGAGTCGTTACCAAATGATCTCTCAATTGAAAAGTAGGGACTTCAAAAGTTTCAATGAAAAGGTAGATGAATATGCCCATGCGAAGGGATTTCAAAAACTTCCATACATTGTCATCTTTATTGATGAGCTTGCTGACCTTATGATGGTTTCCGGAAAAGATCTAGAGGAACAAATCCAAAGAATTTCGCAAAAAGCAAGAGCGGTAGGAATCCATTTGGTGATGGCAACCCAAAGGCCTTCTGTGGATGTGATCACCGGAGTCATCAAAGCAAATTGCCCGGCTCGCGTTGCCTTCCAAGTGGCGCAAAAAACAGACTCAAGGACCATTCTGGATACAAGCGGGGCGGAAACCCTTCTTGGAAAAGGGGACTTTTTATACCGTTCTCCGACTTCCAGTGACCTAATGCGAATCCAAGCCCCTTTTATCGAAGAGAAAGAAATTGAATCCATCGTGGAAGAGGCCAAAAAACAAGGTGCTCCTGCATATGTGGAAATGAACTGGGATGATGAAACTAGCGTGGAAATGGCCTCCGATGAAGATGAAGAACTTTTTGACGAGGCTTGGAATATCGTGGTTACCGAAAAAAAAGCCAGTGCCAGTTACCTCCAACGCCGGATGCGTATCGGTTATAATAAAGCGGCAAGGCTTATGGAACTTATGGAAATGCGGGGTTATGTTTCGCCTCAAGTCGGGGCCAAACCTCGAGAAATCCTGCGTTCAGCGTAA
- a CDS encoding YajQ family cyclic di-GMP-binding protein produces the protein MAQDPSFDIVSKIERPELQNAVAQAMTEIQTRFDFKGSNSEIKLTEDSLVLTSENDIKLKQVIDVLTTKMAKRGISLKAFDFDSKIESATGQTVRQKVKIQNGLDKEQTKQITTLIKDQKLKVQATIQGESVRVVGKKKDDLQEVMAAIRNANFNFDANFTNFKG, from the coding sequence ATGGCTCAAGATCCATCATTTGACATTGTATCAAAAATAGAAAGACCGGAATTACAAAACGCCGTGGCTCAGGCCATGACGGAAATCCAAACAAGGTTTGATTTTAAAGGATCCAACTCTGAGATCAAACTCACAGAAGATAGTTTGGTTTTGACTTCGGAAAACGATATCAAACTGAAACAGGTGATTGATGTCCTTACCACCAAAATGGCCAAACGAGGAATCAGTCTGAAAGCCTTTGATTTTGATTCCAAAATTGAATCGGCGACGGGCCAAACGGTGCGCCAAAAGGTAAAAATCCAGAATGGTTTGGACAAAGAACAAACCAAACAAATCACTACTCTCATCAAAGACCAAAAACTAAAGGTTCAGGCTACCATCCAAGGGGAATCTGTCCGAGTTGTGGGCAAAAAAAAGGACGACTTACAAGAGGTAATGGCGGCGATTCGAAATGCCAATTTCAATTTTGACGCCAATTTTACTAATTTTAAGGGATAA